The Rhodothermaceae bacterium genome window below encodes:
- a CDS encoding TIGR00159 family protein: MNLFGIIPVRLIDLFEILLVAVVFYRLYITMRGTLAVSLFVGLLGLLFIQFLVEVTDMKVLQFMFSALNDIYVLAAIIVFQPEIRRVLIFLGQTPLLRRLFAPVGKEEVVTEIVAATSTLSQQKLGALIAFKRTDGLRSYEETGESLRAVITRNLLVSIFHTTSPLHDGAVIISDNLIEAARCILPVSRSKRLGGQFGTRHRAAVGLTEETDAFVVVVSEETGKISVAEQGVMISGLTTEELKSQLSEALSARMSSGGLGQTEK, from the coding sequence ATGAATCTTTTTGGCATCATCCCTGTGCGGTTGATTGATCTGTTCGAGATCCTGCTGGTAGCCGTCGTGTTCTATCGGCTCTACATAACCATGCGCGGCACGTTGGCAGTGTCACTGTTTGTGGGGCTGCTGGGTCTTTTGTTTATCCAGTTTCTGGTCGAAGTGACGGACATGAAGGTTTTACAATTCATGTTTTCAGCTCTCAACGATATCTACGTATTGGCAGCAATCATTGTATTCCAGCCCGAGATTCGGCGGGTATTGATCTTTTTGGGACAAACCCCGCTCCTTCGCCGCCTCTTTGCACCTGTAGGTAAAGAAGAGGTAGTCACCGAAATTGTTGCCGCGACTAGCACGTTGAGTCAGCAGAAATTGGGGGCGTTGATTGCATTCAAGCGTACCGATGGACTCCGAAGTTATGAGGAAACGGGAGAGTCTTTACGGGCGGTGATTACCAGAAATCTCTTGGTGTCTATCTTTCACACGACTAGCCCTTTGCATGATGGAGCGGTCATTATTTCGGATAATCTTATTGAGGCAGCGCGCTGTATCTTGCCCGTTTCTCGCAGTAAGCGCTTAGGAGGGCAATTTGGAACAAGGCACAGGGCGGCTGTTGGGCTCACGGAAGAAACAGATGCATTTGTAGTGGTGGTATCCGAGGAAACCGGGAAAATCTCCGTTGCAGAGCAAGGTGTAATGATATCCGGACTCACGACAGAAGAGCTAAAAAGTCAATTATCTGAAGCTCTGAGCGCACGGATGTCCTCAGGTGGACTGGGGCAAACAGAAAAATAG